The following nucleotide sequence is from Archocentrus centrarchus isolate MPI-CPG fArcCen1 chromosome 6, fArcCen1, whole genome shotgun sequence.
ATAAACAACTTATGTGGAACAAATTAACATGGTCTCTAAGTCAAGTACAAACTATGGGCACTTTTTGCAGCAGATTTAAAATCCTGCTAAACTCTCAATTAATATGTGTTAAGTTTGCGTTTATATTCTAGGTTAATGCACTCTTTTCGTTTTTTAcagttctctttttttgtttttcccaaagTTTCCtatatactgaaaaaaaaactgcttaatGGGGCTACAAACCTGGTGTTTGATTGCTCCTGAACTTTTTTACACTAGACAGGTAAACTGATGAAGCACACATATCACATTTGTGAGGTGGTATGCTGacagacaaaatatttttggacTAGCGCAAAATTGCATAGATGTATGAGTGGTATACGTATATTTATGAAATGGGTTTATGTGCACTTGCTTGCCGTTAGGTGATTATTTTGGTGCAtaatagttttattttgaattttataaTCGGATGTATGTCCTTGAACTAGGAAGACCCTACCGTGGAGACTTGATTAGTACGAAGAACTTTCCGTGCTAATAACACCCACGTTGTTCTATAttatttgaatgttttattgCAGTGAAGGTATTattggcttgtttttttctcttttatttgtgtttgtttctttgttttagatAACGCTGTTGTTTTTCCTTGACTCCTGTATGGTTGTCGGTCTCATCCTCtcactctcgctctcttttaagcagctgaacagaataaataaacagcatttCGACAACTTCCAATATATCTAGGTGACCTTTTGCCTTTTTGTCCATGTCTTTCACCATGGCAGACACAGCGTTTCACATTAGCCTGATCAGCTTTTTGTTTTAGCTTACACTTGCTGGCCACCAGATAGCACAGTTGCATTTTGATGGGCCTGTTTTCAGTGTGCACTTGTTTTCAAGTCCCGCGTGTTATTTTACTCCAAGTCTGTTTTTACTCAACAGATGGTATCATCTACATTGTTGGTATtgctccttcttcagcttgggTATGGACAAAGCTCCCATAAACATCTGCATGATGACCATTACATCGGCCAGCAGCACAACCCTGAACACGACATGAGTGTACTGCTGGGAGATGAGGTGGCTTTTAacagttttcttcattttcttgcaTTCTTCAGCCCTGTTTCTGTTCTGCATTCAGCATCTCCTCACGTTCTGCGCTGCTTCGTTTACACAGAACACTGATGAAATAAAGAAACTCAGCCCAGCagaccagaggaaaaaaatgatggacATTGTAAAGAAGATTGACACAAATGGTGATAATCTACTAAGTGCAGGTACATTTAAGTTTCTGCCAGCAAAGCAAAGTCAAACAAAAGGgattaatagaatagaatagaatgcctttattgtcattatacaggatgtacaatgagattggagggccactcctgttcagtgccatgcaacagaaaatcaaactctctaaaataaaaataaaaatattataatctagtataatcaagaaatatacagaaaataaacaatgtataaaatatacaaaaaatagaatgtataaaaatatatacatacattggtgcatctgtacattgtaagaaaagtaaataagtgtatacatataataatgaagatgatgaatattgcacttggtgaatgaatattgcactagtgaatgaatactggatattacacaatataggaatgttagatattgttcagtatgaataatctaatattgcacagagatgtgggtgttgcacagttacggtgggtgagtgtgagagttcagggtggtaaTAGTCATATTCAGCCTGCGTGTTTTATCCACAGAGGAGATTACTCTCTGGATTCAGCACGTCTACAGAAAATACGCTCTGGATGATGTGGAGGAGCGTTTCCCTGAGTTTGACACCAACAAAGATGGTATTGTAACATGGGAGGAGTACAACAGCGTGGCTCATGACCAGCTTCTTAGTTTTGATGATAACGCTGTTCTGGAGGATCCAGAACAAGAGTCTCTTAGACATGTGAGCATTCTTTAATTCTCTTATTACACATTACAGACTAATATATCTATCAGACCCTAATACAGGCTCATATCCCTTACAGCTCCACCAAAAGGAGAGGAGACGTTTTGAATTTGCTGATGTGGACGGCACACCTGGACTCAATGTGACAGAGTTTCTAGCCTTCACCCACCCTTCTGAAGTGGATCACATGGCTGTGAGATACTTTTAAGTCCTACTCCTGCAAAACCTGATATGATAATGCATGCTTCCATCCAGAGAGTGCACTTTAGATTTCATGTAAAAATCCTaattggttttctttgttttctgttaggATTTTGCCATTGAGGATGTCTTGGGTGAATATGATACAGATAAAGATGGGTTCATCAGTCAAAGTGAATTTATCGGAGACGTTCGTGGCGATGGTAAGGCTGCGGcgattaaaacaaaaactgcgGCCTGGTTGTTGTTTTATTCTGCAGTGCTCAGTCTTTATCATCTGTGCAGTGTTAAcgtttttctgttgttgttgttgtttttttttttaattagatggTTCCCCTTCAAAGTGGGAGATTGAAGAAACAGTGCGATTTAAAGAACTTTATGATCAAGATAAGGATGGCAAGTTGAATCGAGAGGAGCAGCTCCGCTGGGTTGCACCAAATAGCTATGGATCAGCAAGAGAAGAAGTAATGTGTTCCagca
It contains:
- the rcn2 gene encoding reticulocalbin-2; amino-acid sequence: MVSSTLLVLLLLQLGYGQSSHKHLHDDHYIGQQHNPEHDMSVLLGDENTDEIKKLSPADQRKKMMDIVKKIDTNGDNLLSAEEITLWIQHVYRKYALDDVEERFPEFDTNKDGIVTWEEYNSVAHDQLLSFDDNAVLEDPEQESLRHLHQKERRRFEFADVDGTPGLNVTEFLAFTHPSEVDHMADFAIEDVLGEYDTDKDGFISQSEFIGDVRGDDGSPSKWEIEETVRFKELYDQDKDGKLNREEQLRWVAPNSYGSAREEALHLIKEMDLNGDEQISEAEVLKNQETFINSEVTDYGRHLHLSHDEL